The genomic interval TGCCGATGGCGGCCTCGTCCGCGATGATGGCGGAGATCGTCTCGGCCGGCGTGTCGCCGGGCACGGCGATCATGTCCAGACCGACCGAGCACACGCACGTCATGGCCTCGAGCTTTTCGATCGTCAGGCGGCCGGCCTCGGCCGCGGCGATCATGCCGGCATCCTCCGACACGGGGATGAACGCACCCGAGAGCCCGCCGACGTGGGACGACGCCATGACGCCGCCTTTTTTCACCGCGTCGTTGAGCAGCGCGAGTGCCGCCGTGGTGCCGGGCCCGCCGACGGACTCCAGCCCCATCTCCTCGAGCACGGTGGCCACGCTGTCGCCGACGGCGGGCGTCGGCGCGAGCGACAGGTCCACGATGCCGAACGGCACGCCCAGCCGCGCGGATGCCTCCTGCGCCACGAGCTGGCCCATGCGCGTGATGCGGAAGGCCGTCTTTTTCACCGTCTCGGCCACGACGTCGAACGGCTGGCCATGCACGCTTTGCAGCGCGTGCTGCACCACGCCCGGCCCGGACACGCCGACGTGCACCTCGCACTCCGGCTCGCCCACGCCGTGAAACGCCCCGGCCATGAAGGGGTTGTCCTCCACGGCGTTGGCAAAGACCACGAGCTTGGCGCAGGCCATGCCGCCCTGATCGGCCGTAAGCGCGGCGGCGCGCTTGACGGTGCGGCCCATCTCGGCCACGGCGTCCATGTTGATGCCCGCGCGCGTCGAGCCGACGTTCACGCTCGCGCACACCAGCTCCGTCTCGGCCAGCGCCTCCGGGATGGAGGCGATGAGCACGCGGTCAGATTCCGTCATGCCCTTGTGCACGAGCGCGGAAAAGCCGCCGAGGAAGTTGACGCCGATCTCGTGCGCGGCGCGGTCGAGCGCTTTGGCATACGGCACATAGGACTGCGCGCCCGTGCCCGCTCCGACAAGGGAGATGGGCGTGACGGACACGCGCTTATTGACGATGGGGATGCCGAACTCGGCTTCGATATCTTCGCCCGTGCGCACGAGATCGCCCGCAAGGCGGCAGATCTTGTCGTATACCTTCGTGCAGCTGCGCTCGATGTCCGTGTCCGCGCAGTCGAGCAGGGAGATGCCCATCGTGATGGTGCGGATGTCAAGGTGCTGCTGGTCGATCATGGCGATCGTCTGCAAAATTTCACTGCGGTTGATCATGGTCGTGTCCTCTCAGATGCGGTGCATGGCGTTGAAGATGTCCTCGCGCTGGGCGCGGATCTGCAGGCCGCGCTGTGTGCCGGCCTCGTCGAGCGTGCGGGCGAGGTCTGCAAACGGCACGGTGCACTGCGCTGCGTCCACGAGCATGATCATCGTGAAGTATTCCTGCAATACCGTCTGGCTGATGTCCAGCACGTTCACGCCGTACTGCGCCAGCAGGGCGGTCACGTCGGCGATGATGCCGACACGGTCTTTTCCGATCACGGTTACGATTGCACGCATGGTTTGTCCTCCTTATTGACCGATCGCGCCGAGCTCGTCGAGATCGCGCTCGAACGCGGGGATGAAATGCTCCAGAAAATACTGCACCTCCGGCAGGGGGGATGCCTCGAGCGCCGCGCGCGTCTGCGCCTCGGCGGAGAGAAACTCGTTGTTGCCGGCCTTGCGCTCCTCGATGCACTTGATGTAGGCTGAGAGCTTGTCGGCCGCCTTCACGAGCGGGTAAATGTCGCCGTCCTT from Clostridiales bacterium carries:
- a CDS encoding PFL family protein; amino-acid sequence: MINRSEILQTIAMIDQQHLDIRTITMGISLLDCADTDIERSCTKVYDKICRLAGDLVRTGEDIEAEFGIPIVNKRVSVTPISLVGAGTGAQSYVPYAKALDRAAHEIGVNFLGGFSALVHKGMTESDRVLIASIPEALAETELVCASVNVGSTRAGINMDAVAEMGRTVKRAAALTADQGGMACAKLVVFANAVEDNPFMAGAFHGVGEPECEVHVGVSGPGVVQHALQSVHGQPFDVVAETVKKTAFRITRMGQLVAQEASARLGVPFGIVDLSLAPTPAVGDSVATVLEEMGLESVGGPGTTAALALLNDAVKKGGVMASSHVGGLSGAFIPVSEDAGMIAAAEAGRLTIEKLEAMTCVCSVGLDMIAVPGDTPAETISAIIADEAAIGMINNKTTAVRIIPAPGKQVGDTVAFGGLLGSAPVMPVNRCSAADFIARGGRIPAPLHSLKN
- a CDS encoding ACT domain-containing protein, which codes for MRAIVTVIGKDRVGIIADVTALLAQYGVNVLDISQTVLQEYFTMIMLVDAAQCTVPFADLARTLDEAGTQRGLQIRAQREDIFNAMHRI